GAGATAACGGGGATTGAGATCtacaaatattgaaataaagTATAGACATGGAAGTGGTACTATGAGTATAGTTGATTAGATCTACCTCAACTAAGAAGATAATAATTAGATATAGACTAATTAGGTTACTGATAGATGGAGGCATTAACTCTCTATTATTTACGGtgacaaaacaataatcaataCAATTGAGTATCTCTTTGTCAAGTATTTATGTTCTAGATTCAGTCCAAACTTGAAGTATATTAAATAGCATTAGCTTCAACAAACAAGGTAGGCAGTTTAAGTGTCTATAAATTATTGACTGGTTTTGTCTTTTTGACCTCCAAACgttggaaaagaaaaaacacaTCTCCATTACTATTTTCCTGTTGCAAAACAtaccgaaaaaaaaaaaaaaaacacacaCACTTTCTTTTACCAACTACGAAACTATGCAATCAAACAACCATGGTTAACTTTACCAAAAGATATGATTGTATATAGGTATAGGTATGTTGTGAATTCTTTGTGAACGTACTATATTTCTTTCAAGTGTGTTGCtattaattaaaatctTGTAATAAGAGTCTGTTGCAAATTTGTCCCTTTACACTTCATAACTTAGCATAGCATACtttgaatcaaaaatcaGTTAATACGTAATAGAGCAGCAGCAAAGGGTTctccaaataaaaaaaaaaaaaaccagcaattaattaatgatacCTTTAAACAATAGAGAAAAAAAGTTTGTTTAACCAAACACTTCACACTTTCCAGACAATATTCCATATGTTTATAAGTTGTGCAGGTGTTAAACttgtagtagtagaagaAGCTGGAATATATTTCTTATGAGTTGTTTCCATGCAACGTGATTTACTTACTGAAAGGTCATTTGCCTATCAGGTTGCAAACTatgaaatcattaataataataaagcaaatcaaaatcaaatgaatgACATCAACGAACACACTGATCTCTGTCATCATCAATGGTACAGTTTTTCCATTGGCAAgcagaaaaaaacaaaagttACCATCAAATTTGatcactttttttttttcttcttgtcAATGGATCTAAAGTTCTTCCgaaggtttttttttttttttttacaaagTCAAAGCCAAGCTTTAATAAAAGTGAAAactaaatttgaaatactATAATTTAGTTGAtacattaataatattggcAGGGCTATCAGTCAGACAGTTAGACATcctgtgtgtgtgtgtcaACCAATATCTATAATGTTTTAGCTTGAAAAAGGAAAGGGATTGGTTTTTGGCCTAAACAAATTTGGTCGaaatacaacaaaataaCTCGTAAGTgtttttgaacaattgaaacatttATATTGTTAGAAATCCTATACGGATATAAGATGTCTCTTATGTCCTAGTTAAGACCAACAATAGTTCATGACATAATTGGACGTATGTGTGTGACTTGTGACTTGTGACTTGTCTCTCTTATTTTTACCAATTCTCGTTTAAATTTATGTCTGacattgattgattgattgattgattgttcAGTTGGATCAACTATAATTGTTGGGCTCGCTGGCTCGCCACTGTATTCCTAATTATGTGTAATGTTCGGGAATAACaactaaatcaaattgatttatttacttacttacttacagtaccaaaacaaagaaaaatttaagAATTAAAGTTGGAACAGTTAAATTTTATGAGGAATTTCCAACaaaggaggaggaggaggaggtgGGGGGCGGAGGTGGGGAGAGACAATAACAATGCATCTAACAATCAATTGCTTCTTCACcacaaaagaaatttcaagtctatattttttttaattgacaattcaattgtaacGATCAGTTtcattttaattttaatttagataaaaagataataaagAGTGAATTTGAGAGATAAGAGatattaaatgaataattgAACAGATTCTGATTTCATTAGAATTAAATGTATTGTTTATATCATTGGTAGTAAATAATAGTAATCGTAGcaaagaaagaaggaaagAGATAAAGATTGTTCGATTTCTACTTGATGCAAGACTTGCAGAAGTAGGTTTTGTGCAACTTGGTTAGTAGACCACTGCCAAGTCCAGTGCAATCACCTGACGTTGCTAAGTAGTGTAGGTATGTGAGCAAGCAGGCATATACGCCTAACGGTGTTACTTACTTCCTACGGAGTAAGGGTGGTGGGTATCGCCTTTGACCTTGTGAACGAgaaaatatatatagtAGATTTTCTCGTCTGTTCAATCTGGTTGAGGCGTGGGTTAACACCGAACTTTCATACcattttttgattaaagataaagataaGAAGTATGGGACATgtttaatgaaaaacagacagacagaaaaaaaaaaaaaaaaattaacgccccaattgaacaatatgCACGCAAGTCACGCaggttttcttttttgccTCAATGTTAAGGTGATTacctaataataataataataataataacagaAATCTTCCCACTTTTATACCATTCAGACACTACCTTCAAccaacaattttattacTAAGGAAAGAGGAGGAGAGAGATTGAATCCACGGACACGCACTTACACACTTTACACAACAAacttacaacaacaacaacgacaaaaaagaaaaaggaaaaaatttttcctCTTTCCTCCttaaatttgtttgttcCTTTTaagtttcttttcaattttcacttttaattcttattcttctttctttcttcctatttccttctttcttttcttcttttttactTTTCCTTGAATTTCCTATATttacaaatattattattattattattattgactTCTCCACCCCCCATAAGTTCAATACTTGCCACACTTCATTCAACTGTTCcttactattactattaattattatcttcCTTTACCCCAACTTGATCATACTTTATCTGACTTGATCAGACGTATTTATTTTACTGAATCCATCAAGAGTGTTTCAACAACCATGTCAGTAGCAATAACAtccaataacaataaacaaccacaaccacaaccacaaccacatCTAAAAGTGgtgaataataattcaactttTAATCTATATACTTGGTTAAGATCAGTGTTTCAATATTGTATATCATTAATCATTTCATATACTTCCAACTGGTTATTAGTGAATaatgacaacaacaacaacaacatcaacatcaactaCAAAAGTAATAACAATGACAATAACAATGCTAGCACATCATTACAACCAAAAATATCTAATGTCAAAGCCgaatcaatgaaaatattcCCTGATTTACAAAAGAGCAATTTCACAACTTATTATACTACAGAAAAACCATTACATCAAGATGTTTTAAAACCAGTGATTTGTTCAACTGGTATTACTAGTAGAATTTTACCTTATACCAATGAAAAAGGTGAATTGGAATGGAAATTTACTGAAGTACAGGGGAAAGAATTGGATGAATTCAAAATGCatccacaacaacaacaacaacaacaagaagttaaacaagaattatCCCCTGCTGAAAGTAATGAAAGTAATGAAAGTCTTGCTAAAGATAGTTCAACAACTCCAGCTAGTATAAGTGATTCTCCACTGCATTCTGAAACTGAATCAACAGTATCTTCTACTATTATTGCCAATTctaatcaaattttcaaatgtcCTAGTTGTGATGCCGAGTTTAGAGTTCGTGGTTATTTAACAAGACATATGAAGAAACATTCTACGAAAAAAGCTTATACATGTCCATTCCATGATAAAAGTATTtatgttgatgaaaataatataacTCATAAATGTCATTCTAGTGGAGGGTTTTCCAGAAGAGATACTTATAAAACCCATCTTAAACTGCGTCATTTCAATTATGCAAAACCAATAAAATCAGCAGAACGTTCAAAAGTCCCTGGACAATGTGCCATGTGTGGTGAACATTTTAATAGTGCCGAAATATGGTGTGAGATTCATGTTGAAGGTGG
This genomic stretch from Candida albicans SC5314 chromosome 1, complete sequence harbors:
- the STP2 gene encoding Stp2p (Amino-acid-regulated transcription factor; activates transcription of amino acid permease genes; activated by amino-acid-induced proteolytic processing (Ssy1, Csh3 dependent); required for alkalinization of medium; Spider biofilm induced), with translation MSVAITSNNNKQPQPQPQPHLKVVNNNSTFNLYTWLRSVFQYCISLIISYTSNWLLVNNDNNNNNININYKSNNNDNNNASTSLQPKISNVKAESMKIFPDLQKSNFTTYYTTEKPLHQDVLKPVICSTGITSRILPYTNEKGELEWKFTEVQGKELDEFKMHPQQQQQQQEVKQELSPAESNESNESLAKDSSTTPASISDSPSHSETESTVSSTIIANSNQIFKCPSCDAEFRVRGYLTRHMKKHSTKKAYTCPFHDKSIYVDENNITHKCHSSGGFSRRDTYKTHLKSRHFNYAKPIKSAERSKVPGQCAMCGEHFNSAEIWCEIHVEGGECKFLPMGFKGKSRIKNRLKKQIQKNKMIDPELVPFASKVLEEVEQERQKKKNYRTTGTGSESSIQSQESESSINSTPLSMQISAPVPMPVSIQQQHQHQHQHHHHVQNQHQQHVNQQQSIATPASIYSSSASSTSSYESTHSPYTPQSSRSPLSHMYNPQQPPYFNQIAQAHQQDGQKNQVKDDYDDEYCLDVDQLNTTFVNETVANYLQIHDFHSMNQYQPGQQQQQQQQQQQQQQQRQHQQQQPSMYF